The following are encoded in a window of Thermodesulfobacterium geofontis OPF15 genomic DNA:
- the ahbB gene encoding siroheme decarboxylase subunit beta: MVNLSEKEKRILQILIEGIPLSERPFYEIAKKTGFTEKEVLEIIKNLMDKKIIRRLGITLRHNLAGIKGNAMVAWRVPEEKIEEIGQYLSQLPYISHCYVRETYEDWNYNLYTMIHGKNKREVKKRIKEISENFSLKDYQILFTKKEIIRKHAKYEI, from the coding sequence ATGGTAAATCTTTCTGAAAAAGAAAAAAGAATTCTCCAAATTTTAATAGAGGGAATTCCTCTTTCAGAACGCCCCTTTTATGAAATTGCCAAAAAAACAGGATTTACAGAGAAAGAAGTTTTAGAAATAATAAAAAACTTAATGGATAAAAAGATAATAAGAAGATTGGGTATAACACTAAGACACAATCTTGCAGGAATTAAAGGAAATGCTATGGTTGCTTGGAGGGTCCCTGAAGAAAAAATTGAAGAAATTGGACAATATTTGTCCCAACTTCCCTATATTTCACATTGCTATGTTAGAGAAACTTATGAAGATTGGAATTATAACCTTTATACCATGATTCACGGAAAAAACAAAAGAGAAGTCAAAAAAAGGATAAAAGAAATTTCGGAAAATTTTTCTCTTAAAGATTATCAAATCCTTTTTACCAAAAAGGAAATAATAAGAAAACATGCCAAGTATGAGATTTAG
- a CDS encoding sensor histidine kinase: MNYWEIFKLNLKKIKILIFLLFIGITLWLEFNIFDFSFLSLSQKNIFLFLLFQLNLIFILVLLYFIFRYLFKIFWEIKIKKISKSIKIKLFSIYFISIIFPSLILILGSFFFFKKTLDYWIKEFFEEKVISQFMKAEDYYKETERYLLQKGQEIINEYVSSAEELKSKDLREKFRYFSNLDSIEIYNFSGQLYKKTYSSEIPEKLGIPPSILEKLKTEKIPVTQFSIIRSKPLLRVFIACKDKYGNEWILATGKVLNLQKFAESSAFPEKKYFKTFKKFLLMTGISVLLLIIFVGIWVGSKIGRNLTEPLQNLILATQKISQKKYQIEEIPLTSFSEDELGILVNSFKEMVKKVKEYEEELKRYNEYLMSILNHLPVGILILDFNFKIKFLNENLKKFLEIYEFKNIEELLNYLDLFNLLHTVDLESPFYKIFEFTVGEKEIFLGLTLLKLNLFREENFMVILENLEEKENLKRLSIWKEVAIKIAHEIKNPLTPIKLSIERLRKRLGENLEDSAKEILFKTTEIIEKYVEELRKLATNFYYFSKKPSLNLEKGSLLENIIEVVNLYELAYPEVKFNIQADDDGECIFDKFHFKRVWINLIDNSIKAMQEKGEIKIFLSRENGEVIVKMIDTGKGIPEDIKANIAEGDLIKLKEFGMGLIIAYSVVKLHKGIFQVERNNPSGTVITIKIPCVSELKII; the protein is encoded by the coding sequence ATGAATTATTGGGAAATTTTTAAATTAAATCTAAAAAAAATTAAGATTTTAATTTTTCTTCTTTTTATAGGGATTACTCTTTGGTTAGAATTTAATATTTTTGATTTTTCTTTTCTTAGTTTATCTCAAAAAAATATTTTTCTTTTCTTGTTATTTCAGCTTAATCTTATTTTTATTTTAGTTCTTCTTTATTTTATTTTTAGATATCTTTTTAAAATCTTTTGGGAAATTAAGATTAAAAAAATCTCTAAAAGCATAAAGATAAAACTCTTTTCTATTTATTTTATTTCTATAATTTTTCCTTCCCTAATATTGATTTTAGGAAGTTTTTTCTTTTTCAAAAAAACTTTAGATTACTGGATTAAAGAATTTTTTGAAGAAAAGGTTATTTCTCAATTTATGAAGGCAGAGGATTATTATAAAGAAACGGAAAGATATTTACTTCAAAAGGGACAGGAAATTATTAATGAATATGTTTCATCCGCTGAGGAATTGAAAAGCAAAGACCTTAGAGAGAAATTTAGATATTTTTCAAACCTTGATTCTATAGAAATTTATAATTTTTCTGGACAACTTTATAAAAAGACCTATTCCTCAGAAATTCCGGAAAAATTAGGTATCCCTCCTTCCATTTTAGAAAAGCTTAAAACAGAAAAAATTCCTGTTACCCAATTTTCAATAATAAGATCTAAGCCTTTATTAAGGGTTTTTATTGCCTGTAAAGACAAATATGGTAATGAATGGATATTAGCTACAGGAAAGGTTTTAAACCTACAAAAATTTGCAGAAAGTTCTGCTTTTCCTGAAAAAAAATATTTTAAAACCTTTAAAAAATTTTTGTTAATGACAGGCATCTCAGTTTTACTTCTCATAATCTTTGTTGGTATTTGGGTAGGAAGTAAAATAGGAAGAAATCTTACAGAACCCTTACAAAATCTTATTTTAGCTACTCAAAAGATTTCTCAAAAAAAATATCAAATAGAAGAAATACCTCTTACTTCTTTTTCTGAAGATGAGTTAGGGATTTTGGTTAATTCCTTTAAGGAAATGGTTAAAAAAGTGAAAGAATATGAAGAAGAATTGAAGAGATATAATGAATATTTAATGTCTATTTTAAACCATCTTCCTGTAGGAATTTTAATATTGGATTTCAATTTTAAAATAAAATTTCTTAATGAAAATTTAAAAAAATTTTTGGAAATTTATGAATTTAAGAATATAGAAGAGCTTTTGAATTATTTGGATTTGTTTAATTTATTGCACACTGTAGATCTGGAATCTCCTTTTTATAAAATTTTTGAATTTACTGTGGGGGAAAAGGAAATATTTTTAGGATTAACACTTTTGAAGCTTAATCTATTTCGAGAAGAAAATTTTATGGTTATTTTGGAAAATTTAGAAGAAAAGGAAAATTTAAAAAGGCTTTCTATTTGGAAAGAAGTAGCTATAAAAATAGCTCATGAAATTAAAAATCCTTTAACTCCTATTAAACTTTCTATAGAAAGATTGAGAAAAAGGTTAGGGGAAAATCTTGAAGATTCTGCAAAAGAAATCCTTTTTAAAACAACTGAGATTATAGAAAAATATGTAGAAGAATTAAGAAAATTAGCAACAAATTTTTATTATTTCTCAAAAAAACCCAGTCTCAATTTAGAAAAAGGTAGTTTATTAGAAAATATTATAGAAGTGGTCAATCTTTACGAACTTGCCTATCCTGAAGTTAAGTTTAATATTCAGGCTGATGATGACGGAGAGTGTATTTTTGATAAGTTTCACTTTAAAAGGGTATGGATAAATTTAATTGATAATTCTATAAAAGCTATGCAAGAGAAGGGAGAAATAAAAATCTTTTTAAGTAGAGAAAATGGAGAGGTGATTGTAAAAATGATAGATACTGGGAAAGGTATTCCAGAAGATATAAAGGCAAATATTGCTGAAGGAGATTTAATAAAACTTAAAGAGTTCGGGATGGGATTGATTATAGCTTATTCAGTGGTAAAGCTTCACAAAGGGATTTTTCAAGTAGAGAGAAATAATCCTTCGGGAACAGTTATTACTATAAAAATCCCCTGTGTTTCTGAATTAAAAATTATCTAA
- the polA gene encoding DNA polymerase I: MVSSYLKKIPKDTVILIDGSSFIYRAYFAIPGYLATTKGFPTKAIFGVTQMVLKILKEWDPEYIIWFMDEKEPTFRHEIYENYKATRPKMPDDLKIQIPYIRNIIHSLGIPVLSHPGYEGDDLIASFIKNIIKKQNLSAIIVAGDKDLYSLIDKNIAIYDPVREKFLDLDAFLEKYQFPPQVFPEFRALTGDPSDNIPGVPGIGEKTAKELLIKFKNLENLYQNIKQVSLSKLRESLLKYKDQVLNNLSLLTLNYNAPLPSLDIIYYKRKEPDYSTLRKIFKELEFRKLLSEIKYTPPEFKPLLIENKDLSQIPERDYLSLFPLQYQGYIFNLAHAPEIAVAFSEKEAYKLSTSCLKDLISKFTKTKFILHDYKNFLKLFGFSLNKVFDTKLASYLLNPSLKKYELEFLLQEYLDISLGSSKISEDEEIAIKTCSLFLLGKELINRIEEEGLSEWLEKVEIPLSEVLFEMEKKGFKIDLEYVRTLNQEYQKTLKELEDKLFEIAGCRFNPKSSQEVSNILFKKLNLPSIKKTPKSSLPSTDAEVLEELAPLHPFVRLLIQYRTLYKIKSTYLEAFLKYAETKTHRLHTEFNQTGTATGRLSSQNPNLQNIPIKGEEGLSIRRAFIAEDGCMLCSLDYSQIELRILAHFSEDKNLISAFEKGEDIHTFTACEVFGVTPEKVTPEMRRMSKAINFGIAYGMSAYGLAKELKISPKEAEIIINRYFSRYPGIKEYIQKTIEFAKENGYVKTLVGRKRYIPELFSPNKSIKELGQRMAINTPIQGSAADLIKCAMVALQKELKRHNLKTAIILQVHDELVLEVPEEEIEIIKELAPKIMENPFKYLNLPYKLNVPIKVNFSFGKNWAECK; encoded by the coding sequence ATGGTTAGTTCTTATTTAAAAAAAATACCTAAAGATACAGTAATTTTAATAGATGGTTCTTCTTTTATTTATAGAGCTTATTTTGCCATACCTGGTTATTTAGCCACAACTAAAGGCTTCCCAACTAAAGCAATTTTTGGTGTAACCCAAATGGTTCTTAAAATCTTAAAGGAATGGGATCCAGAATACATTATTTGGTTTATGGATGAAAAGGAGCCAACTTTCAGACACGAAATCTATGAAAATTATAAAGCTACTCGTCCCAAAATGCCAGATGACCTTAAAATACAAATTCCCTATATAAGAAATATAATCCACTCTCTGGGAATACCCGTTCTCTCACATCCTGGATATGAGGGAGATGACCTTATAGCGAGCTTTATAAAGAACATAATAAAAAAACAGAATCTTTCTGCTATTATTGTGGCAGGAGACAAGGATCTTTATTCTTTAATTGATAAAAATATAGCTATTTATGATCCTGTTAGAGAAAAATTCTTAGATCTTGATGCTTTTCTTGAAAAATACCAATTTCCTCCCCAAGTTTTTCCTGAATTTAGAGCCTTAACTGGGGATCCCAGTGATAATATTCCTGGTGTTCCCGGAATAGGAGAAAAAACAGCTAAAGAATTATTAATAAAATTTAAAAATTTAGAAAATCTATATCAAAATATCAAACAAGTTTCTTTATCTAAATTAAGAGAAAGTCTTCTTAAATATAAAGATCAGGTATTAAATAATTTAAGCCTTTTAACTTTAAATTATAATGCACCACTTCCTTCTTTAGATATTATCTATTATAAAAGAAAGGAACCTGATTATTCTACTTTAAGAAAAATTTTTAAAGAATTAGAATTTAGAAAACTCCTATCAGAGATAAAATACACTCCTCCTGAATTTAAACCTCTCTTAATAGAAAACAAGGATCTTTCTCAAATTCCAGAAAGGGATTATTTAAGCCTTTTTCCCTTACAATACCAGGGTTATATATTCAATTTAGCTCATGCCCCTGAGATAGCAGTAGCCTTTTCTGAAAAGGAAGCTTATAAATTATCAACTTCCTGTTTAAAAGATTTAATCTCAAAATTTACTAAAACCAAATTCATCTTGCATGATTATAAAAATTTTCTTAAACTTTTCGGTTTTTCTCTGAATAAAGTATTTGATACTAAATTAGCAAGTTATCTTTTAAATCCTTCTCTAAAAAAATATGAGCTTGAATTTTTATTGCAAGAATATTTAGATATTAGCTTAGGTTCCTCAAAAATTTCTGAAGATGAAGAAATTGCTATAAAAACTTGTAGTCTTTTTCTATTAGGAAAGGAATTAATTAATCGTATTGAAGAAGAAGGTCTTAGTGAATGGCTTGAAAAGGTTGAAATACCTTTAAGCGAAGTACTTTTTGAAATGGAAAAGAAGGGATTCAAAATAGATTTAGAATACGTAAGAACACTTAATCAGGAATATCAAAAAACTCTTAAAGAATTGGAAGATAAATTATTTGAAATAGCAGGTTGTAGATTTAATCCCAAATCAAGTCAAGAAGTAAGTAATATTCTTTTTAAAAAATTAAATTTACCTTCCATTAAAAAGACACCTAAAAGTTCCCTCCCTTCAACCGATGCGGAAGTTTTAGAAGAACTTGCTCCTCTTCATCCTTTTGTTAGGTTACTTATACAATATAGAACACTTTACAAAATAAAAAGTACTTATTTAGAAGCATTTTTAAAATATGCGGAGACTAAAACACACAGATTACATACCGAATTTAATCAAACAGGAACAGCTACAGGAAGGCTAAGTTCCCAAAATCCAAATTTACAAAATATACCTATAAAAGGAGAAGAGGGGCTTTCTATAAGAAGGGCTTTTATTGCTGAAGATGGCTGTATGCTTTGTAGCTTAGATTACTCTCAAATTGAATTAAGAATCCTTGCTCATTTTTCTGAAGATAAAAATCTTATTTCTGCCTTTGAAAAGGGAGAAGATATTCATACTTTTACAGCTTGTGAAGTGTTTGGTGTAACTCCAGAAAAGGTTACCCCTGAAATGAGAAGAATGAGTAAAGCTATAAATTTTGGAATAGCTTATGGAATGAGTGCTTATGGATTAGCTAAAGAATTAAAAATAAGCCCTAAGGAAGCAGAAATTATAATAAATCGTTATTTTAGTCGTTATCCTGGAATCAAAGAATACATTCAAAAAACTATAGAATTTGCTAAAGAGAATGGTTATGTAAAAACCTTAGTTGGAAGGAAGCGCTATATACCTGAACTTTTTAGCCCAAATAAAAGTATAAAGGAGTTAGGACAAAGAATGGCAATTAATACCCCAATTCAAGGTTCTGCTGCAGACCTTATAAAATGCGCAATGGTAGCTTTGCAAAAAGAGTTAAAAAGGCATAATCTTAAAACTGCAATAATTTTACAAGTCCATGATGAATTGGTACTTGAAGTTCCTGAAGAAGAAATAGAAATAATAAAAGAGCTTGCTCCTAAAATAATGGAAAATCCTTTTAAATATTTAAACCTTCCTTATAAGCTTAATGTTCCCATAAAAGTTAATTTTTCCTTTGGCAAAAATTGGGCAGAATGTAAATAG
- the rho gene encoding transcription termination factor Rho — protein sequence MDQPVNGKLISENLKISISEELPETITSPVYLSELRKKSLSELYALGEKLGIENIYNYYKKSEVIYQIVSNLLVKEIEVIVEGVLEVLPEGFGFLRFNDYNYLPSSEDIYVSPPQIRKFGLKTGDTILGYIRQPKEGEKYFALAKIEKVNYYPPEVVRTRTPFDHLTPIHPNKWLRLETDPENYSTRIIDLFVPIGKGQRGLIVAPPRTGKTVLLQNIANGIVKNYPEVHLIILLVDERPEEVTEMQRTVPRAEIISSTFDEPPQKHTQVAEIVIEKAKRLVECKYDVVILLDSLTRLTRAYNVVVPSSGKLLSGGIDANALHKPKRFFGAARNVEEGGSLTIIATCLIDTGSRMDEVIFEEFKGTGNMEIVLDRRLADRRIWPAIDIHLSGTRKEELLLPPDILHKVWLLRKVLSPLNPVECMEFLLEKLKDTKSNEEFLSKMNQ from the coding sequence ATGGATCAGCCTGTAAACGGGAAACTTATTTCTGAAAACTTAAAAATTTCAATTTCTGAAGAACTACCTGAAACAATTACCTCACCTGTATATCTTTCTGAATTAAGAAAAAAATCCCTTTCTGAACTTTATGCCTTAGGAGAAAAATTAGGAATTGAAAATATATATAATTATTACAAGAAATCTGAAGTTATCTATCAAATAGTAAGTAACCTTTTAGTAAAAGAAATTGAAGTTATTGTTGAGGGTGTTTTAGAAGTTTTACCTGAAGGGTTTGGATTTTTGAGATTTAATGACTATAATTATCTACCAAGCTCTGAGGATATATATGTTTCTCCTCCTCAAATAAGGAAATTCGGTCTTAAAACAGGGGATACCATATTAGGATATATAAGACAACCAAAAGAAGGAGAAAAATATTTTGCCTTAGCTAAAATTGAAAAAGTAAATTATTATCCTCCAGAAGTAGTAAGAACAAGAACACCCTTTGATCATCTCACACCTATTCATCCTAATAAATGGCTTCGTTTAGAAACAGATCCAGAAAATTATTCTACTCGTATTATAGATTTATTTGTTCCTATTGGAAAAGGACAAAGAGGTCTCATTGTGGCTCCCCCAAGAACTGGAAAAACTGTTTTATTGCAAAATATTGCTAATGGAATAGTAAAAAATTATCCTGAGGTACATCTTATCATTCTTCTTGTTGACGAAAGACCTGAGGAAGTAACAGAAATGCAAAGAACTGTCCCAAGAGCAGAAATTATAAGTTCTACATTTGACGAACCTCCCCAGAAACATACCCAAGTTGCAGAAATAGTTATTGAAAAGGCAAAAAGGTTAGTTGAATGTAAATATGATGTGGTAATTTTACTTGACAGCTTAACACGTTTAACAAGAGCTTACAATGTAGTAGTTCCCTCAAGTGGTAAGCTTCTTTCCGGTGGAATAGATGCTAATGCTCTTCATAAACCAAAAAGATTTTTTGGAGCAGCAAGAAATGTAGAAGAAGGAGGAAGTCTTACTATAATTGCAACTTGTCTTATTGACACAGGAAGTAGAATGGATGAAGTAATATTTGAAGAATTTAAAGGAACAGGAAATATGGAAATAGTTTTAGATAGACGCTTAGCAGATAGAAGAATCTGGCCAGCTATTGATATTCATTTAAGCGGAACAAGAAAAGAAGAATTGCTTCTTCCTCCTGATATTTTACATAAAGTTTGGTTATTAAGAAAGGTTCTCTCTCCCTTAAATCCAGTAGAATGCATGGAATTTTTATTAGAAAAATTGAAAGACACTAAAAGTAATGAAGAATTCTTAAGTAAGATGAATCAATAA
- the rpsU gene encoding 30S ribosomal protein S21, whose protein sequence is MAGIIIKDGESFEQALKRFKRLVEKTKILSEVKKREFYEKPGVRRRKKSQNARKKLLKKLKKLQQKNKG, encoded by the coding sequence TTGGCAGGAATAATAATTAAAGATGGGGAATCTTTCGAACAGGCATTAAAAAGGTTTAAAAGGTTAGTTGAAAAAACAAAAATACTTTCTGAAGTTAAAAAAAGAGAGTTTTATGAAAAGCCTGGGGTAAGAAGAAGAAAGAAATCTCAAAATGCTCGTAAGAAATTACTTAAAAAACTTAAAAAACTTCAACAAAAAAATAAAGGTTAA
- a CDS encoding endonuclease MutS2: MFKSLNKLDWSRILNYLNNFLYSDFSKERCQNLVPLFSYEEAVKAQEKTKFIWDLLEKGKKLELNPLKSLKSLFERASKREFFLPIELSEIKKWFLTLEKLISYLENSPFSNLKTLYEEIKEIDLYLDRVLDWEKGEIKDKASYNLFIIRKKLKEAKEILFTKLEKIRENLFKKGYLQENLFTQKEGRYVLPVKVEYKNKVKGILHGVSQSGATVFIEPASIMSLSNEIENLRRIEQREVVKILREVSQEIFSRSQSFFNLEDIYADFEIAFAKASLGKTYKGKFPLLKKEGLIKICSGIHPLLLLKENSSKVVYNDFIIEKGLLISGPNLGGKTVSLKTIGILILMGQSGFPIPVEAAEFPLFSKIFVDLGDDQDIIEGESSFSSHLKILKEILDNADENTLVLLDEPGKGTNPEEGIALVAAIINEILKRKTKVVVTTHSQFLKTLSLKMKDLKLATMEYDSETKEPTYKIRYNVLGESLAFDLAKKLGFSENILSEAIGYLKNKEYWEWYKIIEKERKKLKELEEELNLKLKNLESKEKELEEKKKELKSLYEKKIEELISIWNEEFQKMIKNIKKESISYKKAIKNFEEFVNKFLKSSTREEEIKEGDKVLVLPFKREGEVLKVKDKLVEVKLGNFRIEVPKGNIIKDYSEIKPPSFKYYKPKDLENFQKSHEKIEKKEILKLLGLTVEEALEEIEKTLNKAFLEGIPKVYLVHGHGTGKLRESVREYLKNHPLVKNFKFADLMEGGTGVTIVYLEEKN, from the coding sequence GTGTTTAAATCTTTAAATAAATTAGATTGGTCAAGGATATTAAATTATTTAAATAATTTTCTCTATTCAGATTTTTCAAAAGAGCGTTGTCAAAATTTAGTACCCCTTTTTTCCTATGAAGAAGCTGTTAAAGCACAAGAGAAAACTAAATTTATCTGGGATTTATTAGAAAAGGGTAAAAAATTAGAGCTTAATCCTTTAAAATCTTTAAAAAGTCTATTTGAAAGGGCATCAAAAAGGGAATTTTTCTTACCTATTGAACTTTCAGAAATTAAAAAATGGTTTCTCACCTTAGAAAAACTTATTTCTTATCTTGAAAATTCCCCTTTTTCTAATTTAAAAACTCTATATGAGGAAATCAAAGAAATAGATCTTTATCTTGATAGAGTACTTGATTGGGAAAAAGGAGAAATAAAGGATAAAGCTTCTTACAATTTATTTATCATAAGAAAAAAGCTAAAAGAAGCAAAAGAAATTTTGTTTACCAAACTGGAAAAAATAAGAGAAAATCTTTTCAAAAAAGGTTATCTTCAGGAGAATCTTTTCACACAAAAAGAGGGCAGATATGTATTGCCTGTTAAGGTAGAATATAAAAATAAGGTAAAGGGTATATTGCATGGGGTTTCCCAAAGTGGAGCTACAGTATTTATAGAGCCTGCAAGTATAATGTCTTTAAGTAATGAAATAGAAAATCTTCGTCGTATAGAGCAAAGAGAGGTAGTTAAAATTTTAAGAGAAGTTTCTCAGGAAATCTTTTCTCGCTCCCAATCTTTTTTCAATTTAGAAGATATTTATGCGGATTTTGAAATTGCTTTTGCAAAAGCAAGTCTCGGAAAAACTTATAAAGGGAAGTTTCCTCTTTTAAAAAAGGAAGGTTTAATAAAAATTTGCTCAGGTATTCACCCCCTTCTTTTATTAAAAGAGAATTCTTCTAAAGTAGTTTATAATGATTTTATAATTGAGAAGGGTCTTCTTATCTCTGGTCCCAATTTAGGGGGTAAAACCGTATCCTTAAAAACCATAGGTATTCTTATCCTTATGGGACAAAGCGGTTTTCCTATTCCAGTTGAGGCAGCAGAATTTCCTTTATTTTCTAAAATCTTTGTAGATTTGGGAGATGATCAAGATATAATAGAAGGCGAGTCTTCTTTTTCTTCACATTTAAAAATTTTAAAAGAGATTTTAGATAATGCTGATGAAAACACTCTGGTTTTGCTTGATGAACCTGGGAAGGGCACTAATCCAGAGGAAGGAATAGCCTTAGTTGCAGCTATTATAAATGAAATCCTTAAGCGAAAAACCAAAGTTGTGGTTACTACCCATTCTCAATTTCTTAAAACTCTTAGTTTAAAAATGAAAGATCTGAAATTAGCTACTATGGAATATGATTCAGAAACAAAAGAACCAACTTATAAAATAAGATATAATGTTTTGGGAGAATCTTTAGCCTTTGATCTTGCTAAAAAATTGGGGTTTTCAGAAAATATTTTAAGCGAGGCAATAGGTTATCTAAAAAATAAAGAGTATTGGGAATGGTATAAAATAATAGAAAAAGAAAGAAAAAAACTTAAGGAGCTGGAAGAGGAGCTTAATTTAAAATTGAAAAACCTTGAGTCTAAAGAAAAGGAGTTAGAAGAGAAGAAAAAAGAATTAAAAAGCCTTTATGAGAAAAAGATAGAAGAATTAATCTCTATTTGGAATGAAGAATTTCAAAAAATGATAAAAAATATAAAAAAGGAAAGCATTAGTTATAAAAAGGCAATTAAAAATTTTGAAGAATTTGTGAATAAATTTTTAAAAAGTTCAACAAGAGAAGAAGAAATAAAAGAAGGGGATAAAGTGCTTGTGTTACCTTTTAAAAGGGAAGGGGAGGTTTTAAAAGTAAAAGATAAATTGGTGGAGGTAAAACTTGGGAATTTTAGGATAGAGGTTCCTAAAGGAAATATAATAAAAGATTATTCAGAAATAAAACCACCTTCTTTTAAATATTACAAACCTAAGGATTTAGAAAATTTTCAGAAATCTCACGAAAAGATCGAGAAAAAAGAAATTTTAAAACTTTTGGGATTAACCGTTGAGGAAGCATTAGAAGAAATTGAAAAGACCTTAAATAAAGCTTTTTTAGAAGGAATTCCGAAAGTCTATTTAGTTCATGGACACGGGACGGGTAAACTAAGAGAAAGTGTTAGAGAATATCTTAAAAATCATCCCCTGGTTAAAAATTTCAAATTTGCTGATTTAATGGAAGGTGGAACAGGAGTCACTATTGTTTATTTGGAAGAAAAAAATTAA
- a CDS encoding ArnT family glycosyltransferase translates to MNDFINKKYFFLLLALSFYFFILFNWSIDLTSSDEGKNGYVVLNMIKTKDFLVPYYNCELRLEKPPLLYWCGVIGSFILGINEFSLRLVSGLSALGVLIFLGLIAKESFDKNLAWKGMLIFLTFPHVWIEARSFTPEMLLNFFSVGSIYFFLRKNPILGWIFLGFAVLTKGPVGIILPFIVILFFKLTQRNFPLFSFLGIFLFFLVGGAWYIYMFYKFGYFYFYKFFLHENIFRYTGKKLFHPQPFFYYFLIILVTSFFYIPIYFKIFSKFKHLYTMINKNYKVLLNNPLTPFVFWFLFILIFYSLSKNKLHHYILFAYPPLCVILANFVSEKYIRWIMSISGILLLVIAISGYTYEKNRFTFQAKNFLKNYKGEIYFYKNEITTLPFYLERCIPKVDNPQVLNQGFVITKKKYENLFRNCTKVISAYEFNEHFILLECKKN, encoded by the coding sequence ATGAATGACTTTATTAACAAAAAATATTTTTTTCTTTTATTAGCTCTTTCTTTTTATTTTTTTATATTATTCAATTGGTCTATAGATTTAACTTCTTCTGATGAAGGAAAAAACGGCTATGTAGTCTTAAATATGATTAAAACTAAAGATTTTTTGGTGCCCTATTATAACTGTGAGCTGAGATTAGAAAAACCACCTCTTCTTTATTGGTGTGGTGTAATAGGTTCTTTTATTTTAGGGATAAATGAATTTTCTTTGAGACTTGTATCTGGGCTTTCTGCGTTAGGAGTATTAATTTTTTTAGGTTTAATAGCAAAAGAATCTTTTGATAAAAATTTGGCTTGGAAAGGTATGTTAATTTTTTTAACTTTTCCTCATGTTTGGATAGAAGCAAGATCTTTTACACCTGAGATGCTTTTAAACTTTTTTTCTGTAGGAAGCATATATTTCTTTTTAAGGAAAAATCCAATTTTGGGATGGATATTTTTAGGTTTTGCAGTTCTTACTAAAGGACCTGTAGGAATTATTTTACCCTTTATAGTAATTCTGTTTTTCAAATTAACTCAAAGAAACTTTCCTCTTTTCAGTTTTTTAGGAATTTTTCTTTTTTTTCTTGTTGGAGGAGCTTGGTATATTTATATGTTTTATAAATTTGGATATTTTTACTTTTATAAATTCTTTCTTCACGAAAATATCTTTAGATATACTGGAAAAAAGCTTTTTCATCCCCAACCTTTTTTTTATTACTTTTTAATTATTTTAGTTACTTCCTTTTTTTATATACCTATTTATTTCAAAATTTTTTCAAAATTCAAACATTTATATACTATGATAAATAAAAATTATAAAGTTCTTTTGAACAATCCACTTACACCTTTTGTATTTTGGTTTTTATTTATATTAATATTTTATAGCCTTTCTAAAAATAAGCTCCATCATTATATACTTTTTGCCTATCCACCTCTTTGTGTTATTTTAGCCAATTTTGTTTCTGAAAAATATATTCGCTGGATTATGTCAATTTCCGGAATTTTATTATTAGTAATTGCTATCTCCGGCTATACTTATGAAAAAAATCGCTTTACCTTTCAGGCTAAAAACTTCTTAAAAAACTACAAAGGAGAAATTTACTTTTATAAAAACGAAATAACAACCCTCCCCTTTTATCTTGAAAGATGTATCCCCAAGGTGGACAATCCTCAAGTTTTAAATCAAGGATTTGTTATTACCAAGAAAAAATACGAAAATTTATTTAGAAATTGTACTAAAGTTATATCCGCTTACGAGTTTAATGAGCATTTTATCTTATTAGAATGTAAGAAAAACTAA